A window from Verrucomicrobiota bacterium encodes these proteins:
- the sppA gene encoding signal peptide peptidase SppA — MDNPLPQLPPQIPTPPPSAPAAPPRATTPAPPPRKGGRGWMILSLFLGAILLLTWIASLLSMFTGMGGGIAQVENKIYEVHVVKPSKDRTDDKIALIEINGVIMSLGGGAHDPVTLIKDQLRLASKDDDVKAVILKVDSPGGEVLASDDIYRAIREFQKEHKKPVIACMGSLAASGGYYVSAPCRWIVANELTLTGSIGVIMQSINFRGLMDKVGVEPMTFKSGKFKDMLSSTKKPEEILPEEKRMLQTLIDEVYGKFQSIVEQGRGEAKTANGSDGRALVANWKDFADGRIFSGKQALELGYVDELGTLDTALARARKIAGISDATLIKYQPPFDFGSLFRLLGQSEAKSVKIDIGMDVPRLQLGRLYFISTSVIP; from the coding sequence ATGGACAACCCGCTGCCCCAATTGCCACCGCAGATTCCCACGCCGCCCCCCTCCGCGCCTGCCGCGCCGCCCCGCGCGACTACTCCCGCCCCGCCGCCGCGCAAGGGTGGCCGCGGCTGGATGATCCTCTCGCTGTTCCTCGGCGCGATCCTGCTGCTGACCTGGATCGCCAGCCTCCTCAGCATGTTCACGGGCATGGGCGGCGGCATCGCGCAGGTCGAGAACAAGATTTATGAGGTCCACGTCGTAAAGCCCTCGAAGGACCGCACGGACGACAAGATTGCGCTCATCGAGATCAACGGCGTCATCATGAGCCTCGGCGGCGGTGCGCATGACCCCGTCACGCTCATCAAGGACCAGCTCCGCCTCGCCTCAAAGGATGACGATGTGAAGGCCGTGATCCTGAAAGTGGACTCGCCCGGTGGCGAAGTGCTCGCATCCGACGACATCTACCGCGCGATCCGCGAGTTTCAGAAGGAGCACAAGAAGCCCGTCATCGCGTGCATGGGGTCGCTCGCGGCGTCCGGCGGCTACTACGTCAGCGCGCCGTGCCGCTGGATCGTCGCGAACGAACTCACGCTCACCGGCAGCATCGGCGTCATCATGCAAAGCATCAACTTCCGCGGCCTCATGGACAAGGTGGGCGTCGAACCGATGACGTTCAAAAGCGGCAAATTCAAGGACATGCTCAGCAGCACCAAAAAGCCCGAGGAAATCCTCCCCGAGGAAAAACGGATGCTTCAGACGCTCATCGACGAGGTTTACGGCAAGTTTCAGTCCATCGTCGAACAGGGCAGGGGCGAGGCGAAGACCGCGAACGGCTCCGACGGTCGCGCGCTCGTCGCCAACTGGAAGGATTTTGCCGACGGCCGCATCTTCTCCGGCAAGCAGGCCCTCGAACTCGGTTACGTCGACGAATTGGGCACGCTCGACACCGCGCTCGCCCGCGCCAGGAAAATCGCGGGCATCTCCGACGCCACGCTCATCAAGTATCAACCCCCGTTCGATTTCGGAAGCCTGTTCCGCCTGCTCGGCCAGAGCGAGGCCAAGTCCGTGAAAATCGACATCGGCATGGACGTTCCACGGCTCCAGCTCGGCCGCCTCTACTTCATTTCCACCTCGGTGATTCCGTGA
- a CDS encoding uracil phosphoribosyltransferase gives MKGVTVIHHPLIRQNLSRLRDERTGPQEFRRLLGEVAALMVYEATRSFALRETTVRTPLARTRGHELEREVLLVPVLRAGLGMLEPILQLIPHARVGFIGLKREETTLHAVTYHKSLPRRLGNFEVILMDPMLATGGSAVSAMQLLAERGARHARMVNLLAAPEGIRAVRRHCPNLPIFTAAIDERLNERGFIVPGLGDAGDRLFGV, from the coding sequence ATGAAGGGCGTCACCGTCATCCACCACCCGCTCATCCGGCAAAATCTCTCTCGCCTTCGCGACGAGCGCACCGGGCCGCAGGAGTTCCGCCGGTTGCTCGGCGAGGTCGCGGCGCTGATGGTCTACGAGGCGACGCGCTCCTTCGCGCTGCGGGAAACCACCGTGCGCACGCCGCTCGCGCGGACCCGCGGCCACGAGCTCGAGCGCGAAGTGCTGCTCGTGCCCGTCTTGCGCGCGGGGCTCGGGATGCTCGAACCCATTCTGCAACTCATTCCGCACGCGCGCGTCGGGTTCATCGGTCTCAAGCGCGAAGAAACCACGCTTCACGCCGTCACCTACCACAAAAGTCTTCCGCGCCGGCTCGGCAATTTCGAGGTCATCCTTATGGACCCGATGCTCGCCACCGGTGGCAGCGCCGTCAGCGCCATGCAATTGCTTGCCGAGCGAGGGGCCCGCCACGCGCGGATGGTGAACCTGCTCGCGGCGCCCGAGGGCATCCGGGCCGTGCGGCGTCACTGCCCAAATCTGCCGATCTTCACGGCCGCCATTGACGAGCGATTGAACGAGCGCGGTTTCATCGTCCCCGGCCTTGGCGACGCCGGTGACCGGTTGTTTGGCGTGTAA
- a CDS encoding M24 family metallopeptidase — protein MVSDSERDADMLYAVGMFVPDAFICLRINGRCHIVMSDLEIDRARREAPHCRVLSWTHYSNHLHKAGVRNVTHAQVINAILRERGLRSIQVPEQFPVGLVRRLRDLGLRVGLMKGPCFPERQHKRADEVKKISAALMMAEVGLSEAHQALKNAKVGRNRRLLYHNVPLTSEKLRSIIDTAIIQSGGLAAHTIVAGGRQSCDPHERGHGPLRANEPIVVDVFPRSQKTGYFGDITRTFVKGRAAEPLRKLYHTVALGQALAFKQFKAGARGVEVHKSIEDFFTQQGYKTCRHNGRMEGFFHGTGHGLGMEIHEAPRVAPNSRDILCRGHVVTVEPGLYYPELGGVRLEDVALVTANGARNLTKFEKVLEV, from the coding sequence ATGGTTTCAGACAGCGAGCGTGACGCGGACATGCTCTATGCCGTTGGGATGTTCGTGCCGGACGCCTTCATTTGCCTTCGCATCAACGGCCGCTGCCACATCGTGATGAGCGACCTGGAGATCGACCGCGCGCGCCGTGAAGCTCCGCATTGCCGCGTGCTCTCGTGGACGCACTACTCGAACCACCTTCACAAGGCGGGTGTTCGGAATGTCACCCATGCGCAGGTGATCAATGCCATCCTCCGCGAGCGCGGCCTGCGCAGCATTCAAGTGCCGGAGCAATTCCCCGTCGGCCTTGTGCGACGGCTGCGCGACCTCGGGCTGCGCGTCGGATTGATGAAAGGCCCCTGCTTCCCCGAGCGCCAGCACAAGCGCGCCGACGAGGTGAAGAAAATCTCCGCCGCGCTCATGATGGCCGAGGTGGGCCTGTCCGAGGCGCATCAAGCGTTGAAGAACGCCAAGGTCGGCCGCAACCGGCGGCTCCTCTACCACAACGTCCCGCTGACATCGGAGAAGCTCCGCTCGATCATCGACACGGCCATCATCCAGTCCGGCGGGTTGGCGGCCCACACCATCGTCGCGGGCGGACGCCAGTCCTGCGACCCGCACGAGCGGGGCCACGGCCCGCTCCGGGCCAACGAGCCCATCGTGGTGGACGTGTTTCCGCGATCGCAAAAAACGGGATACTTCGGCGACATCACCCGAACCTTCGTGAAGGGCCGTGCCGCGGAGCCGCTTCGGAAGCTGTATCACACGGTCGCGCTCGGTCAGGCGCTCGCGTTCAAGCAATTCAAAGCCGGCGCGCGCGGTGTCGAGGTCCACAAGTCGATCGAAGACTTTTTCACCCAGCAGGGCTACAAGACTTGCAGACACAACGGCCGGATGGAGGGATTCTTCCACGGCACCGGCCACGGGCTCGGCATGGAAATCCACGAGGCGCCGCGCGTCGCGCCGAACTCGCGGGACATCCTGTGCCGCGGGCACGTCGTCACGGTTGAGCCGGGGCTCTACTACCCCGAACTCGGCGGCGTGCGGTTGGAGGATGTCGCCCTCGTGACCGCGAATGGCGCGCGCAACCTGACGAAGTTCGAGAAAGTGCTCGAAGTGTGA